The Deltaproteobacteria bacterium genomic sequence CAAAACCAGCAAAGCAAACAAGGCCGGTACCAAGTAGAAGCATGGTGGCTGGTTCGGGGACGGGGGCTGCGCCTTCGATCACATCGTTTGCGCAGGTCATGGTCCAGTGGAAACCCAGTTCCTCGAGACTCCAAGGGAGTCCTGTAATGTCAATATCGAACGAATAGGAACCACCTAAGTATCCGTTCACAGTTCCTG encodes the following:
- a CDS encoding PEP-CTERM sorting domain-containing protein, with amino-acid sequence MNGYLGGSYSFDIDITGLPWSLEELGFHWTMTCANDVIEGAAPVPEPATMLLLGTGLVCFAGFGRKRFFKRG